The Anopheles moucheti chromosome 3, idAnoMoucSN_F20_07, whole genome shotgun sequence genome contains the following window.
tgcattttttcttcCGACAGAACAAATTGAGACTTGACACTTCCgtaaacatttaaataatcttattttattttaaattatatttcataAGACCATTAAAGTACTCAATTGTTCTCCTATTTCCATCTTCTCAATCTCAACCAATATTGCTCAGAAAATCCTATTACCGTAAAGGTACCGATCTAGAAACCATCAAACTAAATTATGAGATAGGATTAACTTTAATTTGAATGAATAAACCATTTGACAGCTTTACACAGCTCACACGATAACAGTAGCGTTAGTTCTAATGACACTAAAATTCATCACCAAAACCCATAATTCCCGGCTAATCGTTCTACATAAACCATTAACGCAGCCATCCCATCAGATCAGCAAACATTACCATCGGAGTAGCGGGCAGGGGTTAACATGCCTTTGCAAAACTACCGAAAGATTTATGTGTAatacatattcaacacaagaTTACCACGCTTTGCACCTCATTTCCGAACCATGTGACTCACACTCATGCTTCGCCCGCCTATAGACTAACAACCCCCTGCGAGGGGGTGCAACACCTGTGCTCCCAAGCATACCACCATTGCTTATGTCACCGTCGATCGATCGTGATCGCGCTGTGATCATATCGACAGAAGCGCAAAGCGCGAGGTTCCCTGGTGGCGGATCTTTATGAACTTTTCAACCCAcgtcaacaaacaacaacaaaaaaaagtcctGTGCCGAATGGAATTTCGAGTGACTTCTTCAACCGCACGTCGAGAATGTCTCACGGCTATAAATCGATAAACTTTTATTGGAATCCCGACCACCCCGCCGGGTCAACCTTAACCCGATCGAATGGCAATCGATCGATGATCATTTTGGAAGATAATTTTATCAAGACAGCAACCATTGCGTtacaaaacgagccaaaccaCCAAACCCTGCCGGGTTGGTGTTCTTCCTCAACTGCATCGTGTATGAATGAAGATGTCcgcgtcatttttttttttgcgccgaACCCAAGACTCTGTCCAAATTAAATGGCCAATTTCTAAAGCACATTAACATTTGCGCTTTATCGTTCGACCGGAATGGCTATCGGAACGTTAGACGAGATGGCAAATGACTCACACGGGAACAAATAAAATGACGCACTTGtgcggaaaatggaaataacaacATCTTTCCCCACAAATCATCAACCTAGACGCACCGGAGTGGTGCGAGATAAAGTTGATAAAGAATCGCCATGCCTTGTGCCTTAGATGGCAGGACGGGAATGTGATGACTACCAAGCCAAGCAGCGCATCTTCATACGATTTGACCAAAACTGGGCTGTACAGTCTatcaatgtttttattttattttaattttatttcagatAATCAGCCTGCTGCTCTTAACGATGGTACGGGCCGCATCCAAATACTACGATGGTCCCATACGTCCGTACGAGTTTGGCTTTAACATTGAAGGACATCAGCACAGGAAGGAATCCAAAGGTTTGTTCGTTCGCTTGTTTTTGCTGAGCTCTAGCTTTTTGGCGGAACCGCGCGTTCCCAAGTTGATTGCCGATCTACCACCCTTTACCTTTACCACCCATGCAGATAAAAATGGCATCATTATGGGCGAGTTCGGGTTCATTACCGCCGATAATGTCTACCATGTCACGGTGTATGCCACCGACGAGGACGGTAACTTTAAGATTGTCAGCATGAAAAACTATAAACTAGGCCCAACGACACCGCCACCGCctccgccgccaccaccaacaacgaccaccaccactacgCCCGCGCCGACCACCACATCGACGACTCCGCAACCATTTCGCATAatcaccaccgccaaatcgatCGTTCCACTTACCACCCCGAAACCCTCCAATGTGGCGTCCTGCTCGGGATGCAAAATTCCCGAACCGCCCGTACCGTCAACGCAACCGCCGCCGCCCGAAACGAGTACGCTGTACGTACCACCATTCAAAATCGTCAACAAGAACGACCTTGAGACGGTGGGTGGTAAAACTATGCCCGGTTCGGTGACGACCACGACCCCGGCTACGGCGAGCGGAACCGACCAACCACCCCAAGATGTGCCACAGAAGCTGGTGGAGAAATCCGCCAAAGATGCGCAGGACCGTCCGAAAACAGGTGGTGGCTCGAATGTGAACGCATCTACCAGTGCGAAAGCAGGCGATCGGCATCAACCCACGAAACAGGGCATCAAATCGAACGAGCAGACAAGCGCGGAACgaaaaacgcctaaaggtatgcaatgtgctTCACACCTTCTCAAATCGAATGTCGACAAAGTCGACATTCATTTTAAATTCACCATTTACAGTGCTTTTTCGTGCTGGAGCTCTTATTGTATTGTTTCTTTCATTCTTTTGCGAATTTGTTTTAGAACCACATGCCCAAACCCATTCCCGACCGGAAAAACCCAGCCAGGATGACAGAACCACCTCCAAGCAAGATAAAGACGATCCCATGAAGCTGATTGAGATACACACCGCCAACATGATCCAGCATATCCTGAATGGGCTGCTCTATCGGTTCAACTACACCGCTGGATATCACGGCCATCACGAGCAGGGCGATCGGCAAGGCAATAAGGAGGGTGGCTACTACTCGATCGGACGTGACGGCATTCGGCGGGGTGTGAGCTATAAGGCGAATGAGTTCGGCTTCCAGCCCCACATCAAGTTCGAGAAGGTCAGCCCCGAGGAAACGCCACGAGAGGAAACCGAAAAGCAGGCGGGTTTGAAAGGATTCGACTTCAAGTGGTTCTATGGTTCGTAACGGACGTCACCAAGCCGGGTCAGCACTGCACAGGCTTGACCACAACGATATACTTCCGCTAAAAATACTCAACCGGTCAGTGACACGTGAAAAACTCGCAAGACCATGTTAAATAACAGCAAAATACTGCCTTTTAACAGTGCTCCACAAGTGATTATCTCTTTTAAAActtaagtaaaaataaaacgctgAGGAAGATAAATATAACCCAGTATGTGAGTGCGAGATGCTGGCAACAGTATTGAAAAGGTACGAAAGGAGTGCAAAATTATGTTGATATTTGTAACGCTAAGAAACCTAATAAAAGTGATAGCAAGGAAAGCGTTCAGGAGCTGGTTGGTGATCTGACGTAATGGTTGTGTCCGAAAATATCTTTAAAAACCGGATTCATGTGAATGCTTGCTACAAAAACATTTCACCTTAAGCATAACCTTTTATACGCTGAAAACGTTGAAACGGTCAAAATATTGAATCATATCTCATCTACTTCCGATTGTATGAACCTGCAAAACCTTTTAGGCTCTTTCGCTTCGTAGTGCTCTAATAATTTCCTCTAATTCTAGTATGTCTATTTATCGTTCCTCCACCCTTATCTTTTTTCTATCAAGGCTCAACTTTTCATGACTTTGGGGAGACGATGCAATCCAATTTGTCCTTTAATGTCCATATTGAGGCCTTATGTAAATCAGCTATGAGAACCTTGGGCCTCATCATTTGTAGAATTTGTAAAGACTTCAATGCTCTGGGTTATCGtaaatgtttgtattttaGTCTTGTTCGTTACCCGTTGGAACATATGTATGGAACTCTATAGCTActtcttttaaataaaaaatgaaaaaattcAGCGCTACTTCAGCAGAGTTGCAATGAGATGTCTGGTGGGTCTTTCCAAAGCTTCCCTCCCATCCAATGTCGATCGCAATTTTTAGTTGCTAGCCTTATTTTAGGTTACACTGACATTCCTGAACTCCTATCCTTGATCCCTTTCAATGATCTCTCCCGTAAACTTAGAACTCGCGATCCCCTGTACTTACCTTGTCGTCGAACCTAATACAAGCACAATGAACTGTTTTTGGTTTATATGCGCAATTTCGGCTCCATCTTTACTTGCTTCGAATTTAATCTATCTCTAGCTGCTTTCCGAACTCGATTTTCCTTCTAAGCCTTTAACTTTACATTTCTCCTACAAATTTTCTCTCCTCTTCTCCTCTAAGCCTGCTATATATCTATTGATAGATTCTAGGTTTTTATTTGTCCTAAGGCTATTGTTAGAAAATTTGttatattaattttaagaTATAGTTTTTAAGACATAATAGAGAATGAAGCTTTAAAAAAGTCAGCTTATTAAtgatatgaaataaaataacggAATTATAGCTTGGGTTTGACACGACTGAAAGCAGGAGTGCAAACAGCAACAGACCACTTATAATGAAAACTGCACATTCAACTCCACAGTTTCACTCATGCGTCTTTTCCATCTATGCATCAATCTGCAACTGATAATCGATTTATTTGACTAACCTATCAGTGTCTCTTAGTCATGGTCCACCTTTTTGGACATCATGAAACACCTAAATGTGAAAGAATGCACCCTCCGTTCATTGCTCTCGAGCGGTAGAGCTGATAATTAGTACAAGATTGGCCATTTGCGAAACCCACTCCCAATACACAGCGCACATTCTGCTCGTTCAACGACCATGACAGTGACACTGTGGCAAGGTTTCCATACATGGAGGCTCGTAGGCGCCCACGTCATCCCAAAAACGGACCGTTGCGctggaaaataataatcattgtGAGAGAAAGACTGCTCACAATGGTGGTAGAATGCTTTCAGATGATTTGATCCAGGAATTGTACACCTCGCAGTAAATGGAGTGCCGAAATTGGGCATCAGTGAATGGGTTCTGGAATACGAGCTGACAGTTTCGTTGAAC
Protein-coding sequences here:
- the LOC128304747 gene encoding protein lethal(3)malignant blood neoplasm 1, coding for METRVLIISLLLLTMVRAASKYYDGPIRPYEFGFNIEGHQHRKESKDKNGIIMGEFGFITADNVYHVTVYATDEDGNFKIVSMKNYKLGPTTPPPPPPPPPTTTTTTTPAPTTTSTTPQPFRIITTAKSIVPLTTPKPSNVASCSGCKIPEPPVPSTQPPPPETSTLYVPPFKIVNKNDLETVGGKTMPGSVTTTTPATASGTDQPPQDVPQKLVEKSAKDAQDRPKTGGGSNVNASTSAKAGDRHQPTKQGIKSNEQTSAERKTPKEPHAQTHSRPEKPSQDDRTTSKQDKDDPMKLIEIHTANMIQHILNGLLYRFNYTAGYHGHHEQGDRQGNKEGGYYSIGRDGIRRGVSYKANEFGFQPHIKFEKVSPEETPREETEKQAGLKGFDFKWFYGS